A part of Salvelinus alpinus chromosome 5, SLU_Salpinus.1, whole genome shotgun sequence genomic DNA contains:
- the LOC139575983 gene encoding ubiquitin-like protein 7 isoform X1: protein MMSEWHLSLKLVDQPKSTFHFPETMPGDVSPGGYRVSTLKQLVAAQLPDSLPDPELIELVHCGRKLKDDLTLDSCGIQPGSTLHILKRTWPEPEINPEPVNRTTAAREFRVLQAALHSNSTYRDSVFKMLTNKESLDQIIVATPGLRSDPVALGVLQDKDLFVQFTDPNMLDVLISSHPALVNAIILVLHSVAGSMPAQSSAGSSRNVSSSSYSDMPGGFMFEGMSDDDEDFQSGNPAGPSNRTGGPAGMRPVSLGHSGATGPRPITQSELATALALASTPESSAVTPTAGAQQDPSSGVPPTPAGTPVSNDLFSQALQQALQASSMSGMSSLQGRWQSQLQQLRDMGIQDEELMLRALQATDGDIQSALELIFAGGPGL, encoded by the exons ATGATGTCGGAGTGGCACCTGTCATTGAAGCTGGTGGATCAGCCCAAATCCACCTTCCACTTCCCTGAGACGATGCCTGGAGACGTGTCTCCCGGCGGCTACCGAGTCTCTACTCTGAAACAGCTCGTTGCAGCACAGCTTCCTGATTCCCTACCGGACCCCGAACTCATAG AGCTGGTACACTGTGGTCGCAAGTTGAAGGACGACCTGACTTTAGACTCATGTGGGATCCAGCCTGGATCCACCCTGCACATCCTCAAAAGGACCTGGCCTGAACCAGAAATCAATCCAG AGCCAGTGAACAGGACGACTGCAGCCAGGGAGTTCCGTGTGCTGCAGGCAGCCCTCCACTCCAACTCCACCTACAGAGACTCG GTGTTTAAGATGCTGACTAATAAGGAGTCTCTAGATCAGATCATTGTGGCCACGCCAGGGCTGAGATCTGACCCGGTAGCGCTAG GAGTGCTCCAAGACAAAGATCTATTTGTGCAATTCACAGACCCGAACATGCTGGATGT GTTGATCAGTTCTCACCCAGCCTTGGTCAATGCCATCATCCTGGTCCTCCACTCAGTGGCTGGCAGCATGCCTGCTCAGTCCAGCGCCGGCTCCTCCCGCAACGTCTCCTCCAGCTCCTACAGTGACATGCCAG GAGGGTTTATGTTTGAGGGCATgtctgatgatgatgaagatttcCAATCG GGAAATCCGGCAGGCCCATCCAACCGAACCGGGGGCCCAGCAGGAATGCGGCCTGTGTCCCTTGGCCATAGTGGAGCTACAGGCCCTCGACCCATAACACAGAGTGAGCTGGCCACTGCCCTGGCCCTGGCCAGTACTCCTGAGAGCAGTGCTGTTACTCCCACTGCAGGGGCTCAG CAGGACCCCTCATCTGGAGTGCCTCCCACGCCAGCAGGGACTCCTGTCAGCAATGACCTTTTCAGCCAGGCACTGCAGCAGGCTCTGCAGGCCTCCAGCATGTCCGGCATGTCCTCTCTGCAG GGGCGTTGGCAGTCCCAGCTGCAGCAGCTGAGAGACATGGGGATCCAGGATGAGGAGCTGATGTTACGGGCGCTGCAGGCTACAGACGGGGACATTCAGTCAGCTCTGGAGCTCATCTTCGCTGGAGGGCCAGGACTCTGA
- the LOC139575983 gene encoding ubiquitin-like protein 7 isoform X2 — protein MMSEWHLSLKLVDQPKSTFHFPETMPGDVSPGGYRVSTLKQLVAAQLPDSLPDPELIELVHCGRKLKDDLTLDSCGIQPGSTLHILKRTWPEPEINPEPVNRTTAAREFRVLQAALHSNSTYRDSVFKMLTNKESLDQIIVATPGLRSDPVALGVLQDKDLFVQFTDPNMLDVLISSHPALVNAIILVLHSVAGSMPAQSSAGSSRNVSSSSYSDMPGGFMFEGMSDDDEDFQSGNPAGPSNRTGGPAGMRPVSLGHSGATGPRPITQSELATALALASTPESSAVTPTAGAQDPSSGVPPTPAGTPVSNDLFSQALQQALQASSMSGMSSLQGRWQSQLQQLRDMGIQDEELMLRALQATDGDIQSALELIFAGGPGL, from the exons ATGATGTCGGAGTGGCACCTGTCATTGAAGCTGGTGGATCAGCCCAAATCCACCTTCCACTTCCCTGAGACGATGCCTGGAGACGTGTCTCCCGGCGGCTACCGAGTCTCTACTCTGAAACAGCTCGTTGCAGCACAGCTTCCTGATTCCCTACCGGACCCCGAACTCATAG AGCTGGTACACTGTGGTCGCAAGTTGAAGGACGACCTGACTTTAGACTCATGTGGGATCCAGCCTGGATCCACCCTGCACATCCTCAAAAGGACCTGGCCTGAACCAGAAATCAATCCAG AGCCAGTGAACAGGACGACTGCAGCCAGGGAGTTCCGTGTGCTGCAGGCAGCCCTCCACTCCAACTCCACCTACAGAGACTCG GTGTTTAAGATGCTGACTAATAAGGAGTCTCTAGATCAGATCATTGTGGCCACGCCAGGGCTGAGATCTGACCCGGTAGCGCTAG GAGTGCTCCAAGACAAAGATCTATTTGTGCAATTCACAGACCCGAACATGCTGGATGT GTTGATCAGTTCTCACCCAGCCTTGGTCAATGCCATCATCCTGGTCCTCCACTCAGTGGCTGGCAGCATGCCTGCTCAGTCCAGCGCCGGCTCCTCCCGCAACGTCTCCTCCAGCTCCTACAGTGACATGCCAG GAGGGTTTATGTTTGAGGGCATgtctgatgatgatgaagatttcCAATCG GGAAATCCGGCAGGCCCATCCAACCGAACCGGGGGCCCAGCAGGAATGCGGCCTGTGTCCCTTGGCCATAGTGGAGCTACAGGCCCTCGACCCATAACACAGAGTGAGCTGGCCACTGCCCTGGCCCTGGCCAGTACTCCTGAGAGCAGTGCTGTTACTCCCACTGCAGGGGCTCAG GACCCCTCATCTGGAGTGCCTCCCACGCCAGCAGGGACTCCTGTCAGCAATGACCTTTTCAGCCAGGCACTGCAGCAGGCTCTGCAGGCCTCCAGCATGTCCGGCATGTCCTCTCTGCAG GGGCGTTGGCAGTCCCAGCTGCAGCAGCTGAGAGACATGGGGATCCAGGATGAGGAGCTGATGTTACGGGCGCTGCAGGCTACAGACGGGGACATTCAGTCAGCTCTGGAGCTCATCTTCGCTGGAGGGCCAGGACTCTGA